The following are encoded in a window of Jeotgalibacillus aurantiacus genomic DNA:
- the murJ gene encoding murein biosynthesis integral membrane protein MurJ produces MIFMQSLKPGHLLTIIGSVAVINLIARLIGFVREIAIGIHYGTSFQADAIITAYTIPNFFYLAVGGALTTAFISTYVNQPDQTKNTVVSLIFTYIGLTIAGISIMFFLFPSFFMKLFFQLDPVAAGLTSDLFRIMSLGTFFLTTSMLFTGYLNANRYYKTSAFAPLYFNVIYAGGALIFQPLVGIEAYSWSVLAGAVVMYVYLLWDLRKKNLHFSYFLFKQDHIRVLPTYLWRVLPILLGGATIQLYFLLQRVFASGMGEGTIAALNYSSKLIQIPQSILITAVTTVLFPLISKMVTDQNKKELQRVYVQGIRYLLMLMLPVSTFVYFYSNEIISLVFEYGAFNQTATAFTADLLMIFVLGMTAHAINVYLTRFYYAHSRNWLAVFISAFNVFIVNGLIIILFAPIYGAEAIAWGMTISGYTQLFILLWFGWSKLGLKPMQGTAVIKILVSTVTLCGIFTLVSDLFDQLVIQLFVGFAITCLCLGMLVLWIEKNKFIQMVKKFLRR; encoded by the coding sequence ATGATTTTTATGCAGTCCTTAAAACCTGGGCATCTGCTTACGATAATTGGAAGCGTTGCTGTAATTAATCTGATAGCCAGATTGATTGGATTTGTTCGGGAAATCGCTATTGGCATTCATTACGGTACGAGTTTTCAGGCAGATGCCATTATCACCGCTTATACGATACCTAACTTTTTCTATTTAGCAGTTGGAGGAGCTCTCACAACTGCTTTTATTAGTACATACGTTAATCAGCCGGACCAGACAAAAAATACCGTGGTATCTTTAATATTTACTTATATCGGCCTGACGATAGCCGGTATATCCATAATGTTTTTTTTATTCCCGTCATTTTTTATGAAGCTCTTTTTTCAATTGGATCCAGTCGCAGCTGGCTTAACATCTGATTTATTCAGAATTATGTCGCTGGGCACTTTTTTTCTTACCACATCAATGCTGTTTACAGGATATCTAAATGCAAACCGTTACTATAAAACTTCAGCTTTTGCGCCGTTGTATTTCAATGTGATCTATGCTGGTGGAGCACTCATATTTCAGCCTTTAGTAGGGATTGAAGCATATTCATGGTCTGTTCTCGCTGGAGCGGTAGTCATGTATGTGTATTTATTGTGGGATCTGAGGAAAAAAAATCTTCACTTTTCGTACTTTCTTTTCAAACAGGATCATATCAGGGTCTTACCTACCTATTTATGGAGGGTTTTGCCAATATTATTAGGAGGAGCAACAATCCAGCTTTATTTCTTACTTCAGCGTGTGTTTGCATCAGGTATGGGCGAAGGTACCATTGCAGCGCTGAACTATTCTTCCAAGCTAATCCAAATTCCTCAAAGTATACTGATTACTGCTGTAACCACTGTATTATTTCCACTCATCAGTAAAATGGTTACGGATCAAAATAAAAAAGAACTGCAACGTGTCTATGTTCAAGGAATTCGCTACTTGTTAATGCTAATGCTCCCTGTTAGTACGTTTGTTTATTTTTATTCAAATGAGATTATTTCCCTTGTTTTTGAATATGGGGCCTTTAATCAGACGGCAACCGCTTTTACAGCAGATCTGCTTATGATTTTTGTTCTTGGAATGACGGCTCATGCCATTAATGTTTACTTAACCAGATTCTATTATGCACACAGTAGGAATTGGCTGGCTGTATTTATTAGTGCATTTAATGTATTTATTGTAAATGGACTTATTATTATCCTTTTTGCTCCGATATATGGGGCAGAGGCCATTGCGTGGGGGATGACGATTAGTGGCTATACCCAGCTGTTTATTTTACTATGGTTTGGCTGGTCTAAACTGGGTCTGAAACCTATGCAAGGCACTGCTGTCATAAAAATTTTGGTTTCAACTGTCACATTATGTGGTATTTTTACATTAGTATCAGATTTGTTTGATCAGCTCGTTATCCAGTTATTTGTAGGATTTGCAATCACATGCTTATGTTTGGGAATGTTGGTTTTATGGATAGAGAAAAACAAATTTATTCAAATGGTTAAAAAATTTTTACGAAGGTGA
- the pssE gene encoding PssE/Cps14G family polysaccharide biosynthesis glycosyltransferase, producing the protein MILVVLGTHELPFKRLLEQVEKQIDAGIIDEEVIVQNGHTAFKSKKMTFIPFMSYQQMEELYDQASLIITHGGTGSITQGIKIGKKMIAVPRLKKYGEHNDDHQIEIVEQFSNSNHLLKWTDEDDLGLTIKEARVFQPEPFTSGRVKILSILETFIDQNE; encoded by the coding sequence TTGATACTTGTTGTACTGGGCACCCATGAGCTGCCCTTCAAAAGGCTGCTGGAGCAAGTCGAAAAACAAATAGATGCAGGAATTATTGATGAAGAAGTGATTGTTCAAAATGGACATACTGCTTTTAAAAGTAAAAAAATGACTTTTATTCCTTTTATGTCATATCAGCAAATGGAAGAATTATATGATCAAGCTTCATTAATTATCACACATGGAGGGACTGGATCTATCACACAGGGGATTAAAATTGGTAAAAAAATGATAGCGGTACCTCGGTTAAAAAAATATGGAGAGCACAATGATGATCATCAAATAGAAATTGTTGAGCAATTCTCAAACTCCAACCATTTGCTAAAATGGACAGATGAAGATGATCTTGGCCTTACAATTAAAGAAGCACGGGTCTTTCAGCCTGAACCGTTTACGAGCGGCAGGGTGAAGATTCTTTCTATATTAGAGACGTTTATTGATCAAAATGAGTAA
- the pssD gene encoding PssD/Cps14F family polysaccharide biosynthesis glycosyltransferase → MTERKKKVLFISSVGGHLTQLLQLKPLFEKYDYHIITERSVITEELRTKYNNNMSFLVYGARNYPIKYLFKFSYNVIRSFIYFLQLKPDVVITTGAHTAVPMCYIAKLFGKKVVFIESFAKTTTPTLSGRMVYPIADLFIVQWEAMKKHYPKAVHGGSIY, encoded by the coding sequence ATGACAGAAAGAAAAAAGAAGGTACTCTTCATTTCATCAGTGGGTGGTCATCTGACGCAATTACTTCAGCTTAAACCACTGTTTGAAAAATATGATTATCATATCATTACAGAAAGATCTGTGATCACTGAAGAGCTACGTACAAAGTATAATAATAATATGTCCTTTCTCGTCTATGGTGCGAGAAACTACCCAATAAAGTATCTATTTAAATTTTCATATAATGTCATCCGTTCATTTATTTACTTCTTACAATTAAAGCCGGACGTTGTGATCACGACCGGTGCACATACGGCCGTTCCGATGTGTTACATTGCAAAGCTTTTTGGTAAAAAAGTTGTATTTATTGAGAGCTTTGCCAAAACGACAACACCAACGCTTTCAGGGAGAATGGTGTACCCCATTGCGGATTTATTTATTGTACAATGGGAGGCAATGAAAAAACATTATCCGAAAGCGGTGCATGGGGGTTCAATCTATTGA
- a CDS encoding glycosyltransferase has protein sequence MTKKIVVITNMYPSQEHPTFGIFVKNQVEALKAEGYDVKVLAITDPRSGKFNALRKYGIWALHNLLYLLTNGKKTDIVHAHYLFPSGVFAMLYKKLFKTRMIVTSHGGDLDKMARISPVIHSMTKKILHESDRAIAVGHQLHETMLQEFKVPEEKTLLLNMGVDRSVFKPSDKNESKGKLGWSENSRNLLFVGNMIEQKGLLDLIAAADQLKQSGDFEQTSIHLIGANKSPAFLSRLQSEISKRNLDDVVRYVGTKNQQEIAVWMSASDAFILPSHIEGFGLVALEAMSCGTPVIASRTGGLPYLLDQESGHLIEPKNPASLAEGVRTLLNDTEYRERLRENGFRKAELNDQKRVIKELKRSYFPNGG, from the coding sequence TTGACTAAGAAAATTGTCGTCATTACGAATATGTACCCAAGTCAGGAGCACCCCACTTTCGGGATCTTTGTTAAAAATCAGGTAGAAGCTCTAAAAGCAGAAGGCTACGATGTTAAAGTCCTGGCGATAACAGATCCAAGGTCAGGTAAATTCAATGCGCTAAGAAAGTATGGCATATGGGCTTTACATAACCTGCTTTATTTACTGACTAACGGAAAAAAAACGGATATTGTTCATGCTCATTATTTATTTCCGAGCGGCGTATTTGCAATGCTCTATAAAAAGCTCTTTAAAACGAGAATGATTGTGACGTCACACGGCGGAGACCTGGATAAAATGGCCAGAATCTCTCCAGTCATTCATTCAATGACGAAAAAAATTCTCCATGAGAGTGACCGTGCAATTGCTGTTGGACATCAATTACATGAGACGATGCTTCAGGAGTTTAAAGTACCTGAAGAAAAAACTCTTTTATTAAACATGGGTGTTGATCGTTCTGTCTTCAAGCCTTCTGATAAAAATGAATCCAAAGGCAAATTAGGATGGTCTGAAAACAGCAGAAACCTTCTTTTTGTCGGAAACATGATCGAACAAAAAGGTCTGCTTGACCTAATTGCTGCTGCGGATCAATTAAAGCAAAGTGGAGATTTTGAGCAGACTTCGATTCATTTAATCGGTGCTAATAAAAGTCCGGCATTTTTATCAAGACTTCAAAGTGAGATTAGTAAACGAAATCTTGATGATGTGGTAAGATATGTAGGAACAAAAAATCAACAAGAGATTGCAGTCTGGATGTCAGCCTCAGACGCATTCATCCTTCCCTCACATATCGAAGGGTTCGGACTGGTAGCACTTGAAGCCATGTCCTGTGGTACTCCCGTCATTGCCAGCCGGACAGGCGGCTTACCTTATTTACTGGATCAGGAATCAGGTCACCTGATAGAGCCTAAAAATCCGGCGTCATTGGCAGAGGGAGTCAGAACACTTCTCAACGATACGGAATACAGGGAAAGGCTCAGGGAAAACGGCTTCAGGAAAGCTGAACTAAATGATCAGAAAAGAGTCATTAAGGAGCTTAAGAGGTCTTATTTTCCTAATGGAGGATAA
- a CDS encoding polysaccharide pyruvyl transferase family protein, whose translation MKIGIVGNYGHDNNGDEAILAGILESLEEHAGINRRDVVVFSNHPHKTIEEHQVQSVPLIARKKSKIAAITATIRSHIHTIRKLDLLIIGGGGLLMDLYKRDAPVYSVPAFLAKRFGCKTVIWGVGAGPITTPLGTMLIKQMATSADIISVRDQESKELLERIGVTNPIQLATDPAFGLTWNRARVKTDQLRKIGVTAVPYYSKQYWPVHNEEKYQAYITGFARNLDRIIEEQQAEITFFATKYPQDVEVVNDIQKKMLHGNATSLVEKNMKPQDIMAFSAKQDLIIGTRLHSLILAVRTGTPVIGVGYHRKVGAFTSSINQESFYCEIDQLDELNLVHMVNEMNLNWDRHQGDILTVSEELHQKATEFPKQLKKKLIGGVELD comes from the coding sequence ATGAAAATTGGAATAGTCGGTAACTACGGACACGATAACAATGGCGATGAAGCCATTCTGGCGGGAATACTTGAAAGTCTTGAAGAACATGCCGGCATAAATAGAAGAGATGTTGTTGTATTTAGCAATCATCCACATAAGACAATTGAAGAGCACCAGGTTCAATCGGTACCGCTTATTGCGCGCAAAAAATCGAAGATCGCGGCCATTACAGCCACTATTCGATCCCATATTCACACAATACGGAAACTGGACCTCCTCATCATTGGTGGGGGAGGTCTCTTAATGGACCTTTATAAACGGGATGCGCCTGTCTATAGTGTACCGGCATTTTTAGCAAAGCGCTTTGGATGTAAAACAGTCATTTGGGGAGTGGGAGCGGGTCCGATTACAACACCGCTCGGTACGATGCTGATCAAACAAATGGCGACTTCAGCAGACATCATCTCTGTCAGGGATCAGGAATCCAAAGAACTTCTTGAAAGAATAGGTGTGACAAATCCGATACAACTCGCAACAGATCCTGCCTTTGGATTGACATGGAATCGCGCGAGAGTCAAAACGGATCAACTTCGAAAAATCGGTGTGACTGCTGTACCTTATTACAGTAAACAATATTGGCCGGTTCACAATGAAGAAAAATACCAGGCATACATAACGGGTTTTGCCCGGAACCTTGACCGGATTATTGAAGAACAGCAGGCAGAGATCACGTTTTTTGCGACCAAGTATCCACAGGATGTAGAGGTTGTAAACGATATTCAGAAAAAAATGCTTCACGGGAATGCTACATCATTAGTTGAAAAAAACATGAAACCTCAAGATATTATGGCTTTCTCAGCTAAACAGGACCTGATTATTGGTACGAGGCTTCATTCATTGATCCTGGCAGTGCGTACCGGCACACCTGTAATAGGTGTGGGCTATCATAGAAAAGTCGGAGCGTTTACTTCATCTATTAATCAGGAGTCATTTTATTGTGAAATTGATCAGCTTGATGAGCTTAATCTCGTACACATGGTAAATGAGATGAATCTTAATTGGGACAGACACCAGGGTGATATCCTGACTGTTTCCGAAGAACTTCATCAAAAAGCAACAGAGTTCCCTAAACAATTAAAGAAAAAATTGATCGGAGGTGTGGAACTTGACTAA